Proteins co-encoded in one Kutzneria chonburiensis genomic window:
- a CDS encoding glycoside hydrolase family 88 protein, with protein MTGLDPSSSLYAEPPLPPVDPSTLTVDVLADTGRRIALRAIDMGLTRWFWGEGVVLLGMLRLAEATGSPTPPFVIEFVERRLASGIMPDHVNSIIPGAACAWLYRETGDPRYADACSGLLDWLSSRIGPGPLEHWPGGVWADTAFMAGVFLVHCGRALDRPELIAEAARQWLLHAEVLGSETGLFAHGSHRGETIWCFWGRANAWLALAGVEILEADPSLDHIRERLTAQLTALVSLQPAHGVWDVLVDGHPETRGIIETSATAGIAAALFRAAALGVSAETFRSSAWRALAGLHPYVTSDGSVTRTSAGTVLQLVPFGYSVIRDDRVQPWGQGLGLHAYAAALVTRTCR; from the coding sequence GTGACCGGGCTGGATCCCAGTTCCTCGCTGTACGCCGAGCCTCCGCTGCCGCCCGTCGATCCGTCGACGTTGACAGTTGACGTGCTGGCCGACACCGGGCGTCGGATCGCCTTGCGGGCCATCGACATGGGCTTGACGCGGTGGTTCTGGGGCGAGGGCGTGGTGCTGCTCGGGATGCTCCGGCTCGCCGAGGCCACCGGTTCTCCGACGCCGCCGTTCGTGATCGAATTCGTCGAACGCCGGCTGGCTTCGGGCATCATGCCCGATCACGTCAATTCGATCATTCCCGGCGCGGCTTGTGCTTGGCTGTACCGGGAAACCGGCGATCCCCGCTACGCCGACGCCTGCTCGGGGTTGTTGGACTGGCTGTCCTCGCGGATCGGTCCCGGGCCGTTGGAGCACTGGCCCGGCGGCGTGTGGGCGGACACCGCTTTCATGGCCGGCGTGTTCCTCGTCCACTGCGGACGCGCTTTGGACCGTCCCGAGCTGATCGCCGAGGCCGCTCGGCAGTGGCTGTTGCACGCCGAGGTGCTCGGCTCCGAGACCGGTTTGTTCGCGCACGGCTCGCACCGTGGCGAGACCATCTGGTGCTTCTGGGGCCGGGCCAATGCGTGGCTCGCCTTGGCCGGCGTCGAAATACTCGAAGCCGACCCGAGCCTCGATCACATCCGTGAACGCCTTACCGCGCAGTTGACCGCTTTGGTGTCGCTCCAGCCCGCGCACGGCGTGTGGGATGTTCTGGTCGACGGGCACCCGGAAACCCGGGGCATCATCGAGACCTCCGCCACAGCCGGCATCGCCGCCGCCCTGTTCCGGGCCGCCGCACTGGGTGTTTCTGCTGAAACGTTCAGGTCATCGGCCTGGCGCGCCTTGGCCGGCCTGCATCCGTACGTGACCTCGGACGGTTCGGTCACCAGAACCAGTGCGGGCACGGTGTTACAACTCGTGCCGTTCGGGTACTCCGTTATTCGTGACGACCGCGTTCAGCCTTGGGGTCAAGGTCTGGGGCTGCACGCGTACGCCGCCGCCCTGGTCACCCGGACGTGTCGCTGA
- a CDS encoding OsmC family protein, with the protein MPSRDATTHWEGGLQDGKGTVTFDSSNAGQFDVSFPTRTGNPDGQTSPEELIAAAHSSCLAMNLSGVLGANGLTADAIDVSAEVTLGPDPAGGFAITSVAVTVNAKVPGLDAAKFAELAQTAKDTCPVSKALAGTTITLDAKLV; encoded by the coding sequence ATGCCCAGTCGCGACGCCACCACCCACTGGGAAGGCGGACTGCAGGACGGCAAGGGGACGGTCACGTTCGACTCCTCGAACGCGGGTCAGTTCGACGTGTCGTTCCCGACCCGCACGGGGAACCCGGACGGGCAGACCTCGCCGGAAGAGCTGATCGCGGCGGCGCACAGCTCGTGCCTGGCGATGAACCTGTCGGGCGTGCTGGGCGCGAACGGCCTGACGGCGGACGCGATCGACGTGAGCGCGGAGGTGACGCTGGGCCCGGACCCGGCGGGTGGCTTTGCGATCACGAGCGTCGCGGTGACGGTCAACGCCAAGGTGCCGGGCCTGGACGCGGCGAAGTTCGCGGAGCTGGCGCAGACGGCCAAGGACACCTGCCCGGTGAGCAAGGCCCTGGCCGGCACCACGATCACGCTGGACGCGAAGCTGGTGTGA
- a CDS encoding RNA polymerase sigma factor: MNTDPLSERTASLGIGTSMRPRNFFRHSLVDHPVEDLESLYREHVHALLGYAARRLGDPNEAADVVAAVFLAVLERPGGYDPARGTPRAWLFGIAAHMIASRGRRRSAEYRALQRVYGQRTLAADDFAELEARVDAANAATAVLAGLDDLPPAERELFLLVSLDELTPIEAAEVLGISPSAARMRLTRARRKLTPLAEGSTCLS; encoded by the coding sequence ATGAACACGGACCCCTTGAGCGAACGAACGGCGTCACTGGGGATTGGCACGAGCATGCGGCCGCGCAACTTCTTTCGCCACTCGCTCGTCGACCACCCCGTGGAAGACCTGGAATCGCTGTACCGGGAGCACGTGCACGCGCTGCTCGGGTACGCCGCGCGCCGGCTCGGCGATCCCAACGAGGCGGCGGACGTGGTCGCGGCGGTGTTCCTGGCCGTGCTGGAACGGCCGGGCGGCTACGACCCGGCCCGCGGCACGCCGCGGGCCTGGCTGTTCGGCATCGCGGCGCACATGATCGCCTCCCGTGGCCGGCGGCGTAGCGCCGAGTACCGGGCGTTGCAGCGGGTCTACGGTCAACGCACACTGGCCGCCGACGACTTCGCCGAATTGGAGGCACGCGTGGACGCCGCCAACGCCGCGACCGCCGTGCTGGCCGGCCTCGACGACCTGCCGCCGGCCGAGCGGGAGCTGTTCCTGCTGGTCAGCCTGGACGAGCTGACGCCGATCGAGGCGGCCGAGGTGCTGGGCATCTCGCCGTCGGCGGCCCGGATGCGGCTGACCCGGGCCCGGCGCAAGCTGACGCCGCTGGCGGAGGGGTCCACGTGCCTGAGCTGA
- a CDS encoding acyltransferase, translating to MSVQLLPAAPAATTTAKAGKGHLNQVDLVRVLTFASVIAVHVITYTNDGASVTAYGTLTLLHFTRSVFFFLTGFVLVYTYRRRPLAPGNFWRRRMSLVGIPYLVWTGFYFGIIQQVGMPALPVGEFLDYLWGCIYKGIGWYHLYFLLVSLQFYILFPFVLAALKATVRHHKKILIGSAVLQLGISLAETYLPAPSDGDSLLGQLWGNQGTLVVSYQFFLIAGCIAAFHYEAFQAWITAHSRLIWWGLGLSAAFALTWYGVNLAYGHTPGDATGVLQPEMLPWYAFVVLALYLVGSRWASRQATGSRWQRIVAAASQRSFGVFLVHPAMLWVFLNEFDMWFPNHLDQGLPLTLSAYVFAVVTSLIFVEIVIRTPLAKVLIGRARIPFGKPVKAAAKPEPQPAAA from the coding sequence ATGAGCGTTCAGCTGCTCCCCGCCGCGCCGGCGGCCACCACCACGGCGAAGGCGGGCAAGGGACACCTCAACCAGGTCGACCTGGTCCGAGTGCTGACCTTCGCCAGCGTGATCGCCGTGCACGTCATCACGTACACCAATGACGGCGCCAGCGTGACCGCGTACGGGACGCTCACCCTGCTGCACTTCACCCGGTCCGTGTTCTTCTTCCTCACCGGCTTCGTGCTCGTCTACACCTATCGCAGGCGCCCGCTGGCCCCCGGCAACTTCTGGCGGCGGCGGATGTCGCTGGTCGGAATTCCGTACCTGGTGTGGACCGGGTTCTACTTCGGCATCATCCAGCAGGTCGGCATGCCCGCGCTGCCCGTCGGCGAGTTCCTCGACTACCTGTGGGGCTGCATCTACAAGGGCATCGGCTGGTACCACCTGTACTTCCTGCTGGTGTCGCTCCAGTTCTACATCCTGTTCCCGTTCGTGCTGGCCGCCCTGAAGGCCACCGTCCGGCACCACAAGAAGATCCTCATCGGCTCCGCGGTTTTGCAGCTCGGCATCTCGCTGGCCGAGACCTACCTGCCCGCGCCGTCCGACGGCGACTCGCTGCTGGGGCAGCTGTGGGGCAACCAGGGCACGCTCGTCGTCAGCTACCAGTTCTTCCTGATCGCCGGCTGCATCGCCGCGTTCCACTACGAGGCGTTCCAGGCGTGGATCACCGCCCACAGCCGCCTCATCTGGTGGGGCCTCGGCCTTTCCGCCGCTTTCGCCCTCACCTGGTACGGCGTCAACCTCGCCTACGGTCACACCCCCGGCGACGCCACCGGCGTGCTCCAGCCCGAGATGCTGCCGTGGTACGCCTTCGTCGTGCTGGCCCTCTACCTCGTCGGCTCCCGGTGGGCCTCCCGCCAGGCCACCGGCTCCCGTTGGCAGCGCATCGTCGCGGCGGCGTCGCAGCGCTCCTTCGGCGTCTTCCTCGTGCACCCCGCCATGCTCTGGGTGTTCCTCAACGAGTTCGACATGTGGTTCCCCAACCACCTCGACCAGGGCCTGCCCCTGACCTTGTCCGCCTACGTCTTCGCCGTGGTCACGTCCCTGATCTTCGTCGAGATCGTCATCAGGACCCCGTTGGCCAAGGTCCTCATCGGCCGGGCCCGCATCCCGTTCGGCAAGCCGGTCAAGGCCGCCGCGAAGCCCGAGCCCCAGCCCGCCGCCGCGTAG
- a CDS encoding EfeM/EfeO family lipoprotein translates to MTRSDPVPTLRPLPTAIAVIGVGAVVAVAVWRPWESTADAAGAPPQITVSRSQCGQGWTGPKTGRQTFTLHNTGDAAAEVDLVEVASNKVYAEVEGLGPNTSAPMDVQLGAGQFAFRCLIEDTDPITGPVTQLQGDAKGGPAVVPVTKNDLLPLVKQYEAAVATGVADLAAKTDKLRDDVDAGNLDAARADWLPAHLAYNSLGAAYDAFGDFSDKIDGSDAGFHPLEKGLWHNASAADLKPVADQLATDVHGLQNELPNDQVDPNDLGLRAHEIMENALQFELTGENDQGSGTTLNTALANLDGTAKVLAILDPVLKPRYPDLPAVQKWSDRTRALLTAHLNTPVGQLDRTTRQQLNGAVGELLEKLAPVAAICEVRRSS, encoded by the coding sequence ATGACCAGGAGCGACCCTGTGCCGACCCTCCGTCCCCTGCCGACGGCGATCGCGGTGATCGGCGTCGGCGCGGTCGTGGCGGTGGCGGTCTGGCGGCCCTGGGAGTCGACGGCCGACGCGGCCGGCGCCCCGCCGCAGATCACCGTGTCCCGCAGCCAGTGCGGCCAGGGCTGGACCGGGCCCAAGACCGGCCGCCAGACCTTCACGCTGCACAACACCGGTGACGCGGCGGCCGAGGTGGACCTGGTCGAGGTGGCCAGCAACAAGGTGTACGCCGAGGTCGAGGGCCTCGGCCCGAACACCAGCGCGCCGATGGACGTGCAGCTGGGCGCCGGGCAGTTCGCGTTCCGCTGCCTGATCGAGGACACCGATCCGATCACTGGCCCGGTGACGCAGCTCCAGGGCGACGCCAAGGGCGGCCCGGCCGTCGTCCCGGTGACCAAGAACGACCTGTTGCCGCTGGTCAAGCAGTACGAGGCGGCGGTGGCCACCGGTGTCGCCGACCTGGCGGCCAAGACCGACAAGCTGCGGGACGACGTCGACGCCGGCAACCTGGACGCGGCCCGGGCCGACTGGCTGCCGGCACACCTGGCGTACAACTCGCTCGGCGCGGCCTATGACGCCTTCGGCGACTTCTCGGACAAGATCGACGGCTCCGACGCGGGCTTCCATCCGCTGGAGAAGGGCCTGTGGCACAACGCATCGGCCGCCGACCTGAAGCCGGTCGCCGACCAGCTGGCCACCGACGTGCACGGACTCCAGAACGAGCTGCCCAACGATCAGGTGGATCCGAACGATCTCGGGCTGCGGGCCCACGAGATCATGGAGAACGCCCTCCAGTTCGAGCTGACCGGTGAGAACGACCAGGGCAGCGGCACCACGCTGAACACCGCGCTGGCCAACCTGGACGGCACCGCCAAGGTGCTGGCGATCCTCGATCCGGTGCTCAAGCCCCGCTACCCGGACCTGCCGGCCGTGCAGAAGTGGTCGGACCGGACCCGCGCGCTGCTGACCGCGCACCTGAACACGCCGGTCGGCCAGCTCGACCGGACCACGCGGCAACAGCTCAACGGGGCGGTCGGCGAGCTGCTGGAGAAGCTCGCCCCGGTCGCCGCCATCTGCGAAGTTCGGAGAAGCTCATGA
- the efeB gene encoding iron uptake transporter deferrochelatase/peroxidase subunit produces the protein MTGVGRRSFLRGALVGAGAAAVTGMTVTADAATSNSVPFHGIHQAGIDTPPQRQAVFASFDVIAADKGELKDLLQTLTDRARLLTAGGALPPLGITAPPADSGVLGPDMPGDDLTVTVGVGASLFDDRYGLKDRKPAKLTAMKTFPNDTLDDSQCHGDLSLQLCATDTDTVLHALRDIARHTRGGMQLRWRVDGFQSPPRPSGTQRNLMGFKDGIVKPVPADFDKLVWVGKGNGEPSWVEGGSYQVLRQIRMLVEFWDRVDVSEQENMFGRRRDSGAPLDGNSETDVPNYPADPTGTAIPLTSHIRVANPRTAETASSQFLRRGYNYDRGTDSVGDLDMGLLFCGYQQDIARQFEAVQTRLADEPLVDYIRPVGGGYFFALPGVRDSGDHFGRSLLA, from the coding sequence ATGACCGGCGTCGGCCGCCGTTCCTTCCTGCGCGGCGCGCTCGTCGGCGCGGGCGCTGCGGCGGTGACCGGCATGACGGTGACGGCCGACGCCGCGACCTCGAACTCCGTGCCCTTCCACGGCATTCACCAGGCCGGCATTGACACCCCGCCGCAGCGACAAGCCGTCTTCGCCAGCTTCGACGTGATCGCCGCCGACAAGGGCGAGTTGAAAGACCTGTTGCAGACGCTGACCGACCGGGCCCGGCTGCTCACCGCCGGCGGCGCGCTGCCGCCGCTGGGCATTACCGCGCCGCCGGCCGACTCCGGCGTGCTGGGCCCGGACATGCCCGGCGACGACCTGACCGTCACGGTCGGCGTCGGCGCCTCGCTGTTCGACGACCGCTACGGTCTCAAGGACCGCAAGCCGGCCAAGCTGACCGCGATGAAGACGTTCCCCAACGACACCCTGGACGACAGCCAGTGTCATGGGGACCTCAGCCTCCAGCTGTGCGCCACCGACACCGACACCGTGCTGCACGCGCTGCGGGACATCGCCCGGCACACCCGCGGCGGCATGCAGCTGCGCTGGCGGGTCGACGGTTTCCAGAGCCCGCCCCGCCCGTCCGGCACGCAGCGCAACCTGATGGGCTTCAAGGACGGCATCGTCAAACCCGTGCCGGCCGACTTCGACAAGCTCGTCTGGGTCGGCAAGGGGAACGGCGAGCCGTCGTGGGTCGAGGGCGGCAGTTACCAGGTGCTGCGCCAGATCCGGATGCTGGTGGAGTTCTGGGACCGGGTCGACGTCAGCGAGCAGGAGAACATGTTCGGCCGGCGGCGCGACTCCGGTGCACCGCTGGACGGCAACAGCGAGACCGACGTGCCGAACTACCCGGCCGACCCGACCGGCACGGCGATCCCGCTGACCAGCCACATCCGGGTGGCCAACCCGCGTACCGCCGAGACGGCGTCCAGCCAGTTCCTGCGGCGGGGCTACAACTACGACAGGGGCACCGACTCCGTCGGCGACCTGGACATGGGGCTGCTGTTCTGCGGATACCAGCAGGACATCGCCCGGCAGTTCGAGGCCGTGCAGACCCGGCTGGCCGACGAGCCCCTCGTCGACTACATCCGGCCGGTCGGCGGCGGCTACTTCTTCGCGCTTCCCGGTGTTCGGGACAGCGGCGACCACTTCGGACGGTCGTTGCTCGCATGA
- a CDS encoding methyltransferase domain-containing protein, translated as MDYAMGRNDRETERLMLQAELYRPHSRHLFTLAGISPGMRVLDVGCGAGDISLLIADLVGPTGSVLGIDADPAVLAVARSRAQGLPNVEFRQAVLPSVELAGPVDAVVGRLILMHLADPAGTVRELARHVRPGGVVTFQDFELDTCRAAPPTALATRCLDWIRGSMRAGGITPNPGEDLYRIFRDAGFPSPTSPAPAPPATPTPSTSCTPPPPPSPSSP; from the coding sequence ATGGACTACGCGATGGGGCGCAACGACCGGGAGACCGAGCGGCTGATGCTGCAAGCCGAGCTCTATCGGCCGCACAGCCGGCACCTGTTCACCCTGGCCGGCATCTCTCCCGGCATGCGGGTCCTCGACGTCGGCTGCGGTGCCGGCGACATCAGCTTGCTCATCGCCGACCTCGTCGGTCCCACCGGTTCCGTGCTCGGCATCGACGCCGATCCCGCCGTGCTGGCCGTCGCCCGGTCACGGGCCCAGGGCCTCCCCAACGTCGAGTTCCGCCAGGCCGTGCTGCCTTCCGTCGAGCTCGCCGGTCCCGTCGACGCCGTCGTCGGGCGTTTGATCCTCATGCACCTCGCCGACCCCGCCGGCACCGTGCGGGAGCTGGCCCGGCACGTTCGTCCCGGCGGTGTCGTCACCTTCCAGGACTTCGAGCTCGACACCTGCCGCGCCGCCCCGCCCACAGCGCTCGCCACCCGCTGTCTGGACTGGATCCGGGGTTCCATGCGGGCCGGCGGCATCACCCCCAACCCCGGCGAGGACCTCTACCGCATCTTCCGCGACGCCGGCTTCCCCTCCCCGACCTCTCCAGCTCCCGCCCCGCCGGCAACGCCGACTCCGTCAACGTCGTGCACGCCGCCGCCACCGCCGTCTCCCTCATCCCCATGA
- a CDS encoding phospholipase C, producing the protein MPRRRVLATAAVAATGLLLAACSGGDANQVANAAESYQLVHPTTPIQHVVVIFGENISFDHYFGTYPNATNADGTPFKAAPGTPHVNGLSKQLLTNNPNAYNPKRLAPSQALTCDQNHSYGPEQKAVNGGKMDKFVESTETDKCTGQPILFGEPGLVMDYYDGNTVTAMWNYAQHYALSDNSFDTVYGPSSPGAINLISGNTHGVQAYDPKTGKPTTDSYTVQSPDSNGIGTMTNDPDPFYDDCSNSNGKSSNNLAVMHGQNIGDLLNQKHVTWGWFQGGFKPTSKSADGKAVCGATHANIGGNSSNDYSPHHEPFMYYKSTANPQHLPPSSVNMIGRTDQANHQYDTSDFDAALAANNLPSVSFLKAGSYQDGHGAYSDPLDEQAFVVREINQLQKSKEWSSTAVILAYDDSDGWYDHVLPPSVNGSKDAALDQSALCGKKPVSGGYADRCGYGPRLPLLVVSPYAKTNHVDHSLTDQTSILKFIEENWRTGQIGDHSFDQRAGSLCDMFNFWQRPSDKKLILDPKTGAVVK; encoded by the coding sequence ATGCCTAGACGCCGTGTCCTGGCCACGGCCGCCGTGGCCGCGACGGGGCTGTTGCTGGCCGCGTGCAGCGGTGGTGACGCCAACCAGGTGGCCAACGCCGCCGAGTCGTACCAGCTCGTCCATCCGACGACGCCGATCCAGCACGTGGTGGTGATCTTCGGCGAGAACATCTCGTTCGACCACTACTTCGGCACCTACCCGAACGCCACCAACGCGGACGGCACGCCGTTCAAGGCGGCGCCGGGCACCCCGCACGTCAACGGGCTGTCCAAGCAGCTGCTGACCAACAACCCCAACGCCTACAACCCGAAGCGGCTGGCCCCGTCGCAGGCGCTGACCTGCGACCAGAACCACAGCTACGGGCCGGAGCAGAAGGCCGTCAACGGCGGCAAGATGGACAAGTTCGTCGAGAGCACCGAGACGGACAAGTGCACCGGCCAGCCGATCCTGTTCGGCGAACCCGGCCTGGTGATGGACTACTACGACGGCAACACCGTCACCGCGATGTGGAACTACGCCCAGCACTACGCGCTGAGCGACAACTCCTTCGACACGGTGTACGGCCCGTCGTCCCCGGGCGCGATCAACCTGATCTCCGGCAACACCCACGGCGTGCAGGCGTACGACCCGAAGACCGGCAAGCCCACCACGGACTCGTACACGGTGCAGTCGCCGGACAGCAACGGCATCGGGACGATGACCAACGACCCCGACCCGTTCTACGACGACTGCTCCAACAGCAACGGCAAGTCGTCCAACAACCTGGCCGTCATGCACGGGCAGAACATCGGCGACCTGCTCAACCAGAAGCACGTGACGTGGGGCTGGTTCCAGGGCGGCTTCAAGCCGACCTCGAAGAGCGCCGACGGCAAGGCGGTCTGCGGCGCGACGCACGCCAACATCGGCGGCAACTCGTCCAACGACTACAGCCCGCACCACGAGCCGTTCATGTACTACAAGTCGACGGCCAACCCGCAGCACCTGCCGCCGTCGTCGGTGAACATGATCGGCCGCACCGACCAGGCCAACCACCAGTACGACACCTCGGACTTCGACGCGGCGCTGGCCGCGAACAACCTGCCGTCGGTCAGCTTCCTCAAGGCCGGCTCGTACCAGGACGGTCACGGCGCCTACTCGGATCCGCTGGACGAGCAGGCGTTCGTCGTGCGTGAGATCAACCAGCTGCAGAAGTCCAAGGAGTGGTCGTCGACCGCGGTCATCCTGGCCTACGACGACTCCGACGGCTGGTACGACCACGTGCTGCCGCCGAGCGTGAACGGCTCCAAGGACGCCGCGCTCGACCAGTCCGCGCTGTGCGGCAAGAAGCCGGTGTCGGGCGGCTACGCCGACCGCTGCGGCTACGGCCCGCGCCTGCCGCTGCTGGTGGTCTCGCCGTACGCCAAGACCAACCACGTCGACCACTCGCTGACCGACCAGACCTCGATCCTCAAGTTCATCGAGGAGAACTGGCGGACCGGCCAGATCGGCGACCACTCGTTCGACCAGCGGGCGGGCTCGCTGTGCGACATGTTCAACTTCTGGCAGCGCCCGAGCGACAAGAAGCTGATCCTCGACCCCAA
- a CDS encoding L,D-transpeptidase family protein, translating into MKVLVTGSAVLLAAACGQAESAPAPAAHTVTSTTTTTPPKPALPSTSEVQRALFTLGYQTRQVTGQVDDETKHAIVAFQKVQGLPRTGVVDDATAAALRAPKTITPRTTAAGTHLEVDIARQVAYVVADGQVTKIYDACTGDNVGDRVTPLGDFHVYYQINFVEYAPLGNLYRPSYITTTGIAVHGGEPVEAVPASNGCVRLTDPSIDEVFPLLHPGTEVLIF; encoded by the coding sequence GTGAAAGTGCTGGTCACAGGCTCGGCCGTGCTGTTGGCCGCCGCGTGCGGCCAGGCCGAGTCGGCACCAGCGCCGGCGGCGCACACTGTGACGTCAACCACAACCACGACGCCGCCCAAGCCTGCCTTGCCCTCCACCTCCGAGGTGCAGCGGGCCTTGTTCACGCTGGGCTACCAGACCCGTCAGGTCACCGGCCAGGTCGACGATGAGACCAAGCACGCCATCGTCGCGTTTCAGAAGGTGCAGGGCTTACCTCGCACCGGCGTCGTCGACGACGCCACCGCCGCCGCGCTGCGCGCACCCAAGACGATCACCCCTCGCACCACCGCCGCTGGCACCCACCTTGAGGTAGACATCGCCCGTCAGGTCGCCTACGTCGTCGCCGACGGCCAGGTCACCAAGATCTACGACGCCTGCACCGGCGACAACGTCGGCGACCGCGTCACCCCGCTCGGCGACTTCCACGTCTACTACCAGATCAACTTCGTGGAGTACGCGCCGCTGGGCAACCTCTACCGCCCCAGCTACATCACCACCACCGGCATCGCCGTGCACGGCGGCGAGCCCGTCGAGGCCGTGCCGGCCAGCAATGGCTGCGTGCGCCTCACCGACCCCTCCATCGACGAGGTCTTCCCCTTGCTGCACCCCGGAACCGAGGTCCTCATCTTCTAA
- a CDS encoding glycoside hydrolase, translated as MRGAMILATALVMTVTGAPAVAAPQAAAEVSGTPAQSVQGFGASGAWWVNDLANFAPTVQQRVGDLLFGPDGLNLSVYRYNVGGGGVGVTNPPRAPQTALVSPGVYDWSKDPGGTTFVKQAAQHGVPDIQAFVNSAPPVWTTNGKSCGGSLKSGSEAAYGQFLTDVVTHFQQQGVTFSQVSPMNEPDNSFGDCGQEGMSVGTGQRGPIVRALGAALANAGSPAQVLADETSWALQDIFELPAWAGDATTQRYLVALAHHTYDFPSNATLNTLRASAKNYGKPLWATEICCSNGGGYGQGYDPTIDGGLRMADLIHQDLTEANDAQFDWWTALSPVLGCDPVAAPSCPSTKNGNGWNDGLIYYDPNHASNGNQNLYVTKRFWALANFSRFVRPNAVRFPISGMPSGVWPVAFESGGTWTVVAINDNAADTAFPLHFGATNGQLTATGAYRTSATEDLASVALPSVSGSTATATLPARSITTFTFSQPTTVVSGHNYLIQAANGSSADVAGASTSDGAAVIQYHTTGDANQRFTVQANGTITGVQSGKCLDASAATVVQRTCNGSAAQQWTIAGGVISNQGRGLTAVSTVDGVQLTVGANQQWTLNATG; from the coding sequence ATGCGTGGGGCGATGATCCTGGCAACGGCGCTGGTCATGACGGTCACGGGCGCGCCGGCGGTGGCGGCGCCGCAGGCGGCGGCGGAGGTGTCGGGCACACCGGCGCAGTCGGTGCAGGGCTTCGGCGCATCGGGCGCCTGGTGGGTGAACGACCTCGCGAACTTTGCCCCGACGGTCCAGCAGCGGGTCGGCGATCTGCTGTTCGGCCCGGACGGACTGAACCTGAGCGTCTACCGCTACAACGTGGGCGGCGGCGGGGTCGGCGTGACGAATCCGCCCCGCGCGCCGCAGACGGCGCTGGTCAGCCCGGGCGTCTACGACTGGTCGAAAGACCCGGGCGGCACGACGTTCGTGAAACAGGCGGCGCAGCACGGGGTGCCGGACATCCAGGCGTTCGTGAACAGTGCGCCGCCGGTGTGGACGACGAACGGCAAGAGCTGCGGCGGCTCGCTGAAGAGCGGCAGCGAGGCGGCGTACGGGCAGTTCCTGACCGACGTCGTCACCCACTTCCAGCAGCAGGGCGTGACGTTCTCGCAGGTCAGCCCGATGAACGAGCCGGACAACAGCTTCGGCGACTGCGGCCAGGAGGGCATGTCGGTCGGCACCGGCCAGCGCGGTCCGATCGTCCGGGCCCTCGGCGCGGCCCTGGCCAACGCCGGCTCGCCGGCCCAGGTGCTGGCCGACGAGACCAGCTGGGCGCTCCAGGACATCTTCGAGCTGCCGGCCTGGGCCGGCGACGCCACCACCCAGCGCTACCTGGTCGCGCTGGCCCACCACACCTACGACTTCCCGAGCAACGCCACCCTGAACACGCTGCGGGCCAGCGCCAAGAACTACGGCAAACCGTTGTGGGCCACGGAGATCTGCTGCTCCAACGGCGGCGGCTACGGCCAGGGCTACGACCCGACGATCGACGGCGGCCTGCGCATGGCCGACCTGATCCACCAGGACCTGACCGAGGCCAACGACGCCCAGTTCGACTGGTGGACGGCGCTGTCGCCGGTGTTGGGCTGCGACCCGGTGGCCGCGCCGAGCTGCCCGAGCACCAAGAACGGCAACGGCTGGAACGACGGCCTGATCTACTACGACCCGAACCACGCGAGCAACGGCAACCAGAATCTCTATGTCACCAAACGGTTCTGGGCGCTGGCCAACTTCAGCCGGTTCGTTCGCCCCAACGCGGTGCGGTTCCCGATCAGCGGCATGCCGTCCGGCGTGTGGCCGGTGGCTTTCGAGTCCGGCGGCACGTGGACGGTCGTGGCGATCAACGACAACGCCGCGGACACCGCTTTCCCGCTGCACTTCGGCGCGACGAACGGCCAGCTCACCGCCACCGGCGCGTACCGGACGTCGGCCACCGAGGACCTCGCGTCGGTGGCGTTACCGAGCGTCAGCGGCAGCACGGCGACGGCCACGCTGCCGGCCCGCAGCATCACCACGTTCACCTTCAGCCAGCCGACAACCGTTGTCTCAGGCCACAACTACCTCATCCAGGCGGCCAACGGCTCGTCGGCCGACGTCGCCGGGGCGTCCACTTCGGACGGTGCGGCGGTGATCCAGTATCACACCACCGGTGACGCCAACCAGCGTTTCACCGTGCAGGCCAACGGAACGATCACCGGCGTGCAGAGCGGCAAGTGTCTGGACGCCAGTGCGGCAACTGTCGTGCAGCGGACCTGCAACGGCTCGGCGGCCCAGCAATGGACCATCGCCGGCGGAGTGATCTCCAACCAGGGCAGGGGATTGACAGCAGTGTCCACAGTGGACGGTGTGCAGCTGACCGTCGGTGCGAACCAGCAGTGGACGCTGAACGCTACCGGTTGA